The Chryseobacterium sp. 52 genome includes a region encoding these proteins:
- a CDS encoding aldehyde dehydrogenase — MKVQEVVSHQKAFFKTQQTKNIKFRKMYLEKLRDIVVKNEDLLYEAIHQDFGKSKFDTFTTELSFVLNDINYYLKNLNTLSKPRSVRTNLSNQIGKSSIHPEPLGCVLVIGAWNYPYQLSLSPMIAALAAGNCCILKPSEIAEHTMKIMAKLINENFPPEYLYVYEGGVEETTELLQLKFDKIFFTGSTKVGKIVYKAAAENLTPVVLELGGKSPAIVTKDADLEVAAKRIVWGKFLNAGQTCVAPDYLLVEESIHEQFLEMVRKYITEFQYGPDSEQYTRIINQRNFQRLLKLIDPEKLYFGGNFDEGKLYIEPTLLKNINWEDDVMQEEIFGPILPVIRFKNFNLVLNSILELEKPLAAYLFTRNSEEKEAFTSKLSFGGGCINDVIMHLGNERLPFGGVGTSGIGNYHGTYGFEAFSHQKSILEKATWGEPSIKYPPYSEKKLNWIRKFL; from the coding sequence ATGAAAGTTCAGGAAGTCGTATCTCATCAGAAAGCATTTTTCAAAACACAGCAGACGAAGAATATCAAGTTCCGGAAAATGTATCTTGAAAAGCTTCGGGATATCGTTGTGAAGAATGAAGATCTTTTATATGAAGCCATTCATCAGGATTTCGGCAAGTCAAAGTTTGATACTTTTACAACGGAGCTATCTTTTGTACTCAATGATATTAATTATTATCTGAAGAATTTAAATACCCTTTCAAAACCCAGAAGTGTCAGGACCAACCTGTCCAATCAGATTGGAAAAAGCAGCATTCATCCGGAACCTTTAGGCTGTGTTTTGGTTATTGGTGCTTGGAATTATCCTTATCAACTGTCGCTCTCTCCTATGATTGCTGCCCTAGCTGCCGGAAACTGCTGTATTCTAAAACCGAGTGAAATCGCAGAACATACCATGAAGATAATGGCAAAACTCATCAATGAGAATTTCCCCCCTGAATATCTTTATGTTTATGAAGGCGGAGTTGAGGAGACTACAGAGCTTTTACAGTTAAAATTTGACAAAATATTTTTTACCGGAAGCACTAAGGTCGGAAAGATTGTTTATAAAGCTGCTGCAGAAAATTTAACGCCTGTGGTTCTGGAACTGGGAGGGAAATCTCCTGCCATTGTCACTAAAGATGCTGACCTTGAAGTGGCTGCCAAACGAATAGTCTGGGGGAAATTTTTGAATGCAGGCCAAACCTGTGTGGCACCGGATTATCTGCTGGTGGAAGAATCCATCCATGAACAATTCCTGGAAATGGTAAGAAAATACATCACAGAATTTCAATACGGACCGGATTCTGAACAGTATACAAGAATTATCAATCAAAGGAATTTTCAGCGGCTCTTGAAGCTTATCGATCCTGAGAAACTCTATTTTGGAGGAAATTTTGATGAAGGAAAACTTTATATAGAACCTACCCTTCTGAAGAATATAAACTGGGAAGATGATGTGATGCAGGAAGAGATCTTCGGTCCGATACTGCCTGTCATACGTTTTAAAAATTTCAATCTGGTTCTTAACTCTATCCTGGAATTGGAAAAACCTTTAGCAGCTTACCTTTTCACCCGAAATTCTGAAGAAAAAGAGGCTTTTACATCTAAACTGTCTTTCGGAGGCGGCTGTATCAATGATGTAATTATGCATCTGGGGAATGAGCGTCTTCCGTTTGGGGGCGTTGGAACTTCAGGCATCGGAAATTATCATGGAACATACGGTTTTGAAGCCTTTTCGCATCAGAAATCTATTTTGGAAAAAGCAACCTGGGGTGAACCGAGTATTAAATATCCTCCATATTCTGAAAAAAAATTAAACTGGATCAGGAAATTCCTGTAA
- a CDS encoding thioredoxin family protein, which produces MKKLSIIAFLGLSVFAFSQNTQNQPEERKPDNALLVKTDHAELDAKKKAGEEKAKLPKPYNPKANAEADINKLIAQAKKNGKNIIIQAGGNWCIWCLRFNNFVQNTPELKETVDKNYLYYHLNYSPENKNEKVFSKYVDIKEELGYPFFIVLDKNGKIIHVLKDSSVLEEGKGYSKEKVKEFFNEWAPKS; this is translated from the coding sequence ATGAAAAAATTGTCGATCATAGCCTTTCTGGGACTAAGTGTATTTGCATTCTCTCAGAATACCCAAAATCAGCCGGAAGAAAGAAAACCGGATAATGCGCTTCTTGTAAAAACAGATCATGCAGAACTGGATGCTAAGAAAAAAGCAGGTGAGGAAAAGGCAAAACTTCCTAAACCTTACAATCCTAAAGCCAATGCTGAGGCTGATATCAATAAACTGATTGCCCAGGCTAAAAAAAATGGGAAGAATATTATCATCCAGGCTGGTGGAAACTGGTGTATCTGGTGTCTTCGTTTTAACAATTTTGTTCAAAATACTCCGGAGTTGAAAGAAACAGTAGATAAAAACTATCTGTATTATCACCTGAATTACTCTCCGGAAAATAAGAATGAAAAAGTTTTTTCCAAATATGTAGACATCAAAGAAGAATTGGGATATCCTTTTTTCATTGTTTTAGATAAAAACGGTAAGATAATTCATGTGTTGAAAGACAGTTCGGTTCTTGAAGAAGGAAAAGGATACAGTAAAGAAAAAGTAAAAGAGTTCTTTAACGAATGGGCTCCTAAGTCATAA
- a CDS encoding lysophospholipid acyltransferase family protein → MNFLIKILYFISKLPLKVLYIFSDVIFFLNYYLVGYRKKVITQNLKNSFPEKPEEEIAMIRKKFYRNFSDYLVETIKSFSISETEARVRMQHINQEVFHEAKAEGKNIIMLAGHVFNWEWMNAFAKIIPQKHCHPVYRKVNSDFWENQMKRVRNKFGNEALEANEVIMNIFRSKNDGESAYMFVADQTPHVAHVNYGLEFLNQRTPAFIGYDKLATRMDLAFIYCEMKKVKRGYYQVNYHRICPDGEKFTEHEVVKKFHKLLENTLHKHPDNYLWSHRKWKYQDSIKTFDAEKI, encoded by the coding sequence ATGAATTTCTTAATCAAAATATTATATTTCATTTCGAAACTTCCGCTTAAAGTATTGTATATTTTTTCGGATGTTATTTTCTTCCTAAACTATTATCTGGTAGGCTATCGGAAGAAAGTGATCACGCAAAATCTAAAAAACTCTTTTCCTGAAAAACCGGAAGAAGAGATTGCTATGATCAGAAAGAAATTCTACCGTAATTTCTCAGACTATCTTGTAGAAACGATCAAATCCTTCAGTATTTCCGAAACGGAAGCCAGAGTCAGAATGCAGCACATCAACCAGGAAGTGTTTCATGAAGCTAAAGCTGAAGGCAAAAACATCATTATGCTTGCAGGACACGTCTTTAATTGGGAATGGATGAATGCTTTCGCAAAAATTATCCCTCAGAAACATTGCCATCCTGTATACAGAAAGGTCAACAGTGATTTCTGGGAAAATCAGATGAAGAGAGTGAGAAACAAATTTGGAAATGAAGCGCTGGAGGCCAATGAAGTGATCATGAATATTTTCAGATCTAAAAACGACGGCGAATCTGCGTATATGTTTGTTGCTGACCAGACTCCTCATGTTGCTCACGTCAATTACGGACTGGAGTTTCTGAACCAGAGAACACCTGCTTTTATAGGATATGATAAACTGGCTACCAGAATGGATCTTGCCTTTATTTATTGTGAAATGAAGAAGGTAAAGCGAGGGTATTATCAGGTAAATTATCACAGAATTTGTCCTGATGGCGAAAAGTTTACAGAACATGAAGTGGTAAAGAAATTCCATAAACTTTTGGAAAATACTTTGCATAAGCATCCGGATAATTATCTATGGTCTCACAGAAAGTGGAAATACCAGGATTCCATTAAAACGTTTGATGCTGAAAAAATTTAA
- a CDS encoding glycosyltransferase family 2 protein — translation MPKKLAVVILNWNGKNWLEKFLPSVVSFSQDADIYVIDNLSTDDSIEFIQTYFPDVKIVKNNDNYGFAGGYNAGLKEISNEYYCLLNSDVEVTENWIYPVLDIFEKDASIAAVQPKILSFNHKNMFEFAGAGGGLIDNLGYPYCRGRVFDDLEEDKGQYDDETEIFWASGCCFFIRSKDFREQKGFDERFFAHQEEIDLCWRLINSGKKIFYTGKSRVYHVGGGTLNKQSAQKTYLNIRNNLSMMLKNLPFPKLIWLIFFRLCLDGIAGIYFGLKNGFPHLWAVVRAHFGFYGQLPGTWKLRQNHQKETFYQSKWLIFKHFLGSK, via the coding sequence ATGCCGAAAAAATTAGCAGTTGTCATTTTAAACTGGAACGGTAAAAACTGGCTTGAGAAATTTCTTCCAAGCGTAGTCAGCTTTTCTCAGGATGCAGATATTTATGTGATCGACAACCTTTCTACCGATGATTCTATAGAGTTTATTCAGACTTATTTTCCTGACGTTAAAATTGTCAAAAACAATGACAACTATGGTTTTGCAGGCGGATATAATGCAGGTTTAAAGGAAATCAGCAATGAGTATTACTGTCTTCTGAACTCTGATGTGGAAGTTACTGAAAACTGGATATATCCGGTGCTGGATATATTTGAAAAAGATGCTTCCATTGCAGCTGTACAGCCTAAAATCTTATCTTTCAATCATAAAAACATGTTTGAATTTGCGGGTGCCGGTGGTGGTCTTATCGACAATTTAGGCTATCCTTACTGCCGCGGACGTGTTTTTGATGATCTGGAGGAAGACAAAGGACAATATGATGATGAAACGGAAATTTTCTGGGCTTCAGGTTGTTGTTTTTTTATCCGTTCAAAAGATTTCCGGGAACAAAAAGGGTTTGATGAACGGTTTTTTGCCCATCAGGAGGAAATCGATCTCTGCTGGAGACTGATTAATTCGGGAAAGAAAATTTTCTACACCGGAAAATCGAGAGTTTATCATGTAGGTGGCGGGACGCTGAATAAACAGAGTGCACAGAAAACGTATCTAAATATCAGAAATAATCTCTCCATGATGCTGAAGAATCTGCCTTTTCCAAAATTGATCTGGCTGATCTTTTTCAGGTTGTGTCTGGACGGGATTGCAGGAATCTATTTCGGATTAAAGAATGGATTTCCCCATCTTTGGGCTGTTGTAAGGGCGCATTTCGGCTTCTATGGGCAGCTTCCCGGAACATGGAAACTTCGCCAGAATCACCAGAAAGAGACATTCTACCAATCAAAATGGTTAATCTTTAAACATTTTTTAGGCAGTAAATAA
- a CDS encoding 3'-5' exonuclease: MDFCAIDFETATHEKNSACEMGICVVQDSKIVETKTWLIKPPSFPYFSRFNIDIHGIKPEDVKNSPTFDEVWHEAEEMMYGSLMIAHNASFDAGVLRGCFEHYGMFTPKLNYLCSIQLAKKSWNYLPKYGLKHLAEHHQISLNHHRAGDDAEACAKIALLAFEKLIITENEEIHESFLSKYIKKL; encoded by the coding sequence ATGGATTTCTGTGCAATAGATTTTGAAACAGCCACTCACGAAAAAAATTCAGCATGCGAAATGGGCATTTGTGTTGTTCAGGATTCCAAAATCGTGGAAACAAAGACCTGGCTGATTAAACCCCCGAGCTTTCCTTATTTCAGCAGATTCAATATTGATATTCATGGAATAAAACCTGAGGATGTAAAGAACTCACCCACTTTTGACGAAGTTTGGCATGAAGCTGAAGAAATGATGTACGGATCGCTAATGATTGCCCATAATGCCAGTTTTGATGCAGGCGTTTTAAGAGGATGTTTTGAACATTACGGAATGTTTACCCCAAAACTGAATTATCTTTGCAGCATTCAGCTGGCTAAAAAATCATGGAATTATCTTCCGAAATATGGTCTGAAGCACCTGGCAGAACATCACCAGATCAGCCTTAACCATCACCGGGCCGGAGATGATGCGGAAGCCTGTGCAAAAATTGCTCTGCTGGCTTTTGAAAAATTAATCATCACGGAAAATGAAGAAATCCATGAATCTTTTTTAAGCAAGTATATCAAAAAACTATAA
- a CDS encoding T9SS type A sorting domain-containing protein, with product MKKLLLPAAVIISTLFQAQSTELMNTTWYLKKVIKNNTPYILPQNSEMGSPTITFTASSGSPDYVNMNSPICGTSMSGNIYQFDITPTSFTFWAYWVGTNQTCSLPENTNFFNQYANYFVFNSELNHYQITYSGNTKNLVITNNYGYQAFYESSFLAVKETSLLNTASVKVYPNPVKDNFLEVKGPEHIEWTKIYNSEGKLIQQNSADSRIDVSSLSTGGYFLEVKSEKGISRHKFIKE from the coding sequence ATGAAAAAACTTTTACTTCCTGCTGCTGTAATCATCAGTACTTTATTTCAGGCACAGAGTACGGAGCTCATGAATACGACATGGTATTTAAAGAAGGTCATCAAAAATAACACACCCTATATTCTTCCTCAAAACAGTGAAATGGGCAGTCCAACGATCACCTTCACTGCCAGTTCAGGATCACCCGACTATGTGAATATGAATAGTCCTATCTGTGGTACAAGTATGTCCGGCAATATATATCAGTTTGATATCACTCCGACCAGTTTTACTTTCTGGGCTTATTGGGTCGGAACAAATCAGACGTGTAGCCTACCTGAAAACACTAATTTCTTCAATCAGTATGCCAATTATTTCGTCTTCAATTCGGAATTAAATCATTATCAGATTACCTATTCCGGAAACACAAAAAACCTGGTCATTACCAATAATTATGGATACCAGGCATTCTATGAAAGTTCTTTTTTAGCTGTTAAAGAGACCAGCTTACTCAATACTGCATCAGTAAAGGTTTACCCTAACCCTGTAAAGGACAATTTCCTTGAGGTTAAAGGTCCTGAACATATTGAATGGACAAAAATTTATAATTCTGAAGGAAAACTCATTCAGCAAAATTCTGCAGATTCCAGAATAGATGTTTCCAGCCTGTCAACAGGAGGTTACTTCTTGGAAGTTAAGTCCGAAAAAGGAATAAGCAGACACAAATTCATAAAAGAGTAA
- the apaG gene encoding Co2+/Mg2+ efflux protein ApaG: MMFSKMTSNIKVSVIPEYDSKNSYPSENRYVFKYNITIENDGSFPIKVIKRKWLIFDVGFGYTEIIGDGVIGLTPEIPIGENFAYFSNVMLRSGVGNMRGKYLVKNMDTQETFEIEIPKFNLLSEVLSN, from the coding sequence ATGATGTTCTCAAAAATGACTTCTAATATCAAAGTTTCAGTAATACCTGAATATGATAGTAAAAACAGTTATCCATCTGAAAACCGTTACGTCTTCAAGTATAATATTACTATTGAAAATGACGGCAGTTTTCCAATTAAAGTAATTAAAAGAAAATGGCTGATCTTCGACGTAGGCTTTGGATACACTGAGATTATAGGCGATGGTGTCATCGGATTGACACCAGAGATTCCAATAGGCGAAAATTTTGCTTATTTCTCCAATGTAATGCTTCGGTCCGGCGTAGGAAATATGAGAGGTAAATACCTTGTTAAAAACATGGATACACAGGAAACCTTTGAGATAGAAATTCCAAAGTTTAACCTGCTGTCTGAAGTGTTAAGCAATTAG
- the odhB gene encoding 2-oxoglutarate dehydrogenase complex dihydrolipoyllysine-residue succinyltransferase, translating into MSVLEMKVPSPGESITEVEIATWLVKDGDYVEKDQPIAEVDSDKATLELPAEQSGVITLKAEEGDVVQVGQVVCLIDVDAPRPAGGSAPAAEAPKQEEAPKAAEPAKQEAPKPAAPVAAPQTYATGAPSPAAKKILDEKGIQAGQVSGSGRDGRITKTDAELAAVPALGGTPSTATGARTTTTTKLSVLRRKIASRLVAVKNETAMLTTFNEVDMSEIFRLRKLYKEEFAQKHGVGLGFMSFFTKAVTRALQMYPDVNASIDGDFKINYDFCDISIAVSGPKGLMVPVLRNAENMSFSGVEANIKDLATKVRDGKITVDEMTGGTFTITNGGTFGSMLSTPIINPPQSAILGMHNIIQRPVAVDGQVVIRPMMYVAMSYDHRIIDGKESVGFLVAVKEGIDNPVEILMGGDERKGLGL; encoded by the coding sequence ATGTCAGTTTTAGAAATGAAAGTTCCTTCACCGGGAGAATCCATTACGGAAGTTGAAATTGCAACTTGGCTTGTGAAAGATGGTGATTATGTAGAAAAAGATCAACCCATCGCAGAAGTAGACTCAGATAAAGCAACTCTTGAATTACCAGCGGAACAAAGCGGTGTAATTACATTGAAAGCAGAAGAGGGTGATGTAGTACAGGTTGGCCAGGTAGTTTGTTTAATTGATGTGGATGCTCCTAGACCTGCAGGCGGAAGCGCACCTGCTGCTGAAGCCCCAAAACAGGAAGAGGCTCCAAAAGCTGCTGAACCAGCTAAACAGGAAGCTCCAAAACCAGCTGCTCCGGTAGCTGCTCCACAGACTTATGCAACAGGAGCACCATCTCCTGCCGCTAAAAAGATTCTTGATGAGAAAGGTATTCAGGCTGGACAGGTTTCAGGAAGCGGAAGAGACGGAAGAATCACTAAAACTGATGCTGAATTAGCTGCTGTTCCTGCTCTAGGAGGAACACCTTCTACTGCAACAGGTGCACGTACTACGACTACGACTAAGCTTTCAGTTCTAAGAAGAAAAATCGCTTCAAGATTAGTTGCTGTAAAGAATGAAACAGCAATGTTGACCACTTTCAACGAAGTTGATATGTCTGAAATCTTCAGATTAAGAAAATTATACAAAGAAGAATTTGCTCAGAAACATGGAGTAGGACTAGGCTTTATGTCTTTCTTTACAAAAGCAGTGACAAGAGCATTACAAATGTATCCGGATGTAAACGCATCTATCGACGGAGACTTCAAGATCAACTATGATTTCTGTGATATTTCAATTGCAGTTTCAGGTCCTAAAGGTTTAATGGTTCCGGTATTGAGAAATGCTGAAAACATGTCTTTCAGTGGTGTTGAAGCTAACATCAAAGACCTTGCTACCAAAGTAAGAGACGGTAAAATTACAGTTGATGAAATGACAGGCGGTACATTTACCATTACCAATGGTGGTACTTTCGGATCTATGTTATCTACACCAATTATCAACCCTCCACAATCTGCAATCCTTGGAATGCACAATATTATCCAGAGACCGGTAGCGGTTGACGGACAGGTTGTCATCAGACCAATGATGTATGTAGCCATGTCTTATGACCACAGAATTATCGACGGAAAAGAATCTGTAGGATTCCTTGTAGCGGTAAAAGAAGGTATCGACAATCCTGTTGAAATTTTAATGGGTGGTGACGAAAGAAAAGGCCTTGGATTATAG
- a CDS encoding 2-oxoglutarate dehydrogenase E1 component, producing the protein MDRFSFLNAAHSQLIEDLYQQYLKFPDSLEPSWKAFFQGFDFALENYGDDDNIQYTQAPASAAPAVQQISQAVSSGEVPEHIKKEFKVVNLIEAYRTRGHLFTKTNPVRERRHYTPTLDIENFGLSKEDLNTKFNCAVETGMKEPATLQDLIKHLDSIYCDSIGVEYTYINNVEEKDFIKKWLQVNENHPSLSANEKTDILLKLNQAVAFENYLHTKFVGQKRFSLEGGETLIPALDQLISRSSQLGVDEVVLGMAHRGRLNVLTNIFGKSYKQIFSEFEGKEFEEDVFSGDVKYHLGSSKIVKTASGEEVAINLTPNPSHLETVAALVEGICRAKIDDKYKGDGSKILPIVIHGDGALAGQGIAYEVAQMMTLEGYRTGGTVHIVVNNQVSFTTNYADARSSTYCTDIAKVTESPVMHVNADDAEAVVHAMHFAADFRAKFGKDVYIDLLGYRKYGHNEGDEPRFTQPNLYKLISKHPNPREIYKDKLLKDSITSNDVIAKMESDFKALLDKDFDASKEIEKNVMDLFMADDWTNYPIGKRGAVQIPVDTKYDLAKLKELAIKMSSLPADKKFINKITRLFDNRVKAIEGNSLDWAIGEWLAYATLLVEGHNVRISGEDVERGTFSHRHAVVKTEDTEEEYIPLRHVSESRFDVFNSHLSEYGVLGFDYGYAMVSPNTLTIWEAQFGDFVNGAQIIVDQYLAAAEEKWKIQDGLVMLLPHGSEGQGAEHSSARLERFLTLCANENMVVANVTSPANYFHLLRRQLKWTFRKPLIVMSPKSLLRHPKVVSPLEDFANGAFQPILDDPKADPKKVEKLVLCSGKLYFELLAKKEELNCENIALVRFEQLYPLQTDAIDAIFSKYENRTQLVWAQEEPENMGAWSYILRNFRDTGIQVVAPVPSGAPAPGSHKMFEKSQNAVINRVFDRDDAPVKRPVTV; encoded by the coding sequence ATGGACAGATTTTCATTCCTAAACGCAGCTCATTCTCAGTTAATTGAGGATTTATACCAACAGTACTTAAAATTCCCGGATTCTTTGGAGCCATCATGGAAAGCCTTTTTTCAAGGCTTTGATTTCGCTTTGGAGAACTATGGAGATGATGATAACATTCAATACACCCAGGCTCCGGCCAGCGCTGCCCCGGCAGTACAGCAAATCTCTCAGGCTGTATCCAGCGGAGAGGTTCCTGAGCACATCAAAAAAGAGTTCAAGGTAGTAAACCTTATCGAGGCTTACAGAACGAGAGGGCACTTGTTCACAAAAACAAACCCAGTTAGAGAAAGAAGACATTACACCCCTACTTTAGACATCGAAAACTTCGGTCTGAGCAAGGAAGATTTAAATACAAAATTCAACTGTGCTGTTGAGACAGGAATGAAAGAACCTGCAACATTACAGGACCTGATCAAGCATTTGGATAGCATCTACTGCGATTCTATCGGAGTAGAGTATACGTACATCAACAACGTTGAAGAAAAAGACTTCATTAAGAAATGGCTTCAGGTGAACGAAAATCACCCGAGTCTTTCAGCTAACGAGAAAACTGATATTTTGTTGAAGTTGAATCAGGCTGTAGCTTTTGAAAACTATCTTCACACGAAATTTGTTGGACAAAAAAGATTCTCTCTTGAAGGAGGTGAAACATTGATCCCCGCGTTGGATCAGCTGATTTCAAGATCTTCTCAATTGGGAGTTGATGAAGTAGTTCTGGGAATGGCTCACAGAGGAAGACTGAACGTATTGACAAATATTTTCGGTAAATCTTACAAGCAGATTTTCTCAGAATTTGAAGGAAAAGAATTTGAGGAAGATGTATTCTCAGGTGACGTTAAATATCACTTAGGATCATCCAAAATAGTAAAAACAGCTTCCGGAGAAGAAGTAGCAATCAACCTTACTCCAAACCCATCTCACCTTGAAACGGTAGCAGCTCTTGTAGAAGGGATCTGCCGTGCAAAAATTGATGATAAATACAAAGGAGACGGTTCTAAAATTTTACCGATCGTTATTCACGGTGACGGTGCATTGGCCGGTCAGGGTATTGCTTACGAAGTGGCTCAGATGATGACTTTGGAAGGGTACAGAACGGGTGGTACTGTTCATATCGTTGTTAATAACCAGGTTTCATTTACAACCAACTATGCAGATGCCAGATCTTCAACATACTGTACAGATATTGCTAAAGTTACAGAATCTCCTGTAATGCATGTTAATGCTGACGATGCTGAAGCTGTAGTTCATGCAATGCATTTTGCAGCAGACTTCAGAGCGAAGTTCGGGAAAGACGTTTATATTGATCTGTTAGGATACAGAAAATATGGCCACAACGAAGGGGACGAGCCTAGATTTACGCAGCCTAACTTATATAAATTAATTTCGAAGCATCCTAACCCAAGAGAAATTTATAAAGATAAATTACTTAAGGACAGCATTACTTCCAATGATGTGATCGCGAAAATGGAATCAGATTTCAAAGCACTTTTAGATAAAGACTTTGATGCTTCCAAAGAGATCGAGAAAAATGTAATGGATCTGTTCATGGCAGACGACTGGACCAATTATCCAATAGGAAAAAGAGGGGCAGTTCAGATTCCTGTAGATACAAAATATGACTTAGCGAAGCTTAAAGAACTGGCCATTAAAATGTCATCTCTTCCTGCTGACAAAAAGTTCATCAATAAAATTACAAGACTGTTTGATAACCGTGTGAAGGCTATCGAAGGAAATTCATTAGACTGGGCTATTGGAGAATGGTTGGCATATGCTACCCTTCTTGTTGAAGGGCACAATGTAAGAATCTCCGGAGAAGATGTGGAAAGAGGAACATTCTCTCACAGACATGCGGTAGTGAAAACTGAAGATACAGAAGAAGAATATATCCCGTTAAGACACGTATCAGAAAGCAGATTTGATGTATTCAACTCTCACCTTTCAGAATACGGAGTTTTAGGTTTCGACTACGGATATGCAATGGTTTCTCCTAATACTTTAACGATCTGGGAAGCTCAGTTCGGAGACTTTGTAAACGGTGCTCAGATCATCGTTGACCAGTATCTGGCTGCAGCAGAAGAAAAATGGAAGATTCAGGACGGATTGGTAATGTTATTGCCTCACGGTTCAGAAGGTCAGGGTGCAGAACACTCTTCCGCAAGATTAGAAAGATTCTTAACGCTTTGTGCGAACGAAAATATGGTGGTAGCGAATGTCACTTCACCCGCTAACTATTTCCACTTATTAAGAAGACAGCTTAAATGGACATTCAGAAAGCCATTGATTGTAATGAGCCCTAAATCTTTATTGAGACACCCTAAAGTGGTTTCTCCATTGGAAGATTTTGCAAACGGTGCATTCCAGCCAATATTGGATGATCCTAAAGCAGATCCTAAAAAAGTAGAAAAATTAGTACTGTGTTCAGGTAAACTGTACTTCGAATTATTAGCGAAGAAAGAAGAACTGAACTGTGAGAATATTGCCTTGGTAAGATTCGAACAGCTTTATCCGCTTCAGACAGATGCAATAGATGCCATCTTCAGCAAGTATGAGAACAGAACACAACTGGTTTGGGCTCAGGAAGAGCCAGAAAACATGGGCGCATGGTCTTATATCCTGAGAAACTTCAGAGATACAGGAATTCAGGTCGTAGCTCCGGTACCAAGTGGTGCTCCGGCTCCGGGAAGTCACAAAATGTTTGAAAAGAGTCAGAATGCAGTGATCAACAGAGTTTTCGACAGAGATGATGCTCCTGTAAAAAGACCCGTTACAGTGTAA
- a CDS encoding SRPBCC domain-containing protein: protein MRFFKIIAVILVLLVGAYAASMYYFVDENKDFKIEKEIDYPIDKIFPQFNNLQHFTRWNNFFTRSQSVDIDYYTPYEGQGGAISYVDPKNDTDGEMFIRYENPNKSLRYQLFEDRNENPTVVDVQFKPVSAERTKITWYVHTPKLSVLRRVENFWTEDRFAENIDKSMANLKNVLGNKVEKDNQMASIKYDSLMVENEEDKLLLGINVSASNKKESLYKNIVMNYSKIYNYVTMDLGKKDDEFGFPVLITDADNYKDKEVSYFLGIPLSKKIGVTDNNFNFRTINASQNYVMYYKGNYEGRIRAVQQLIQKAKKDEMRFGDIRQTFIERPIEGQEVNMKLSLSVFK, encoded by the coding sequence ATGCGTTTTTTTAAAATAATAGCCGTAATTCTTGTTCTGCTGGTAGGAGCTTATGCTGCTTCCATGTATTATTTTGTGGATGAAAACAAGGATTTTAAGATTGAAAAAGAAATAGATTATCCCATAGATAAGATCTTTCCTCAGTTTAATAATCTACAGCACTTTACCCGCTGGAACAACTTTTTTACCCGTTCACAGTCTGTTGATATAGATTATTACACCCCTTATGAAGGACAGGGAGGGGCAATCAGCTATGTAGATCCGAAAAACGATACAGACGGGGAAATGTTCATCCGCTATGAAAACCCGAATAAGAGTCTGCGATATCAGCTTTTTGAAGACAGAAATGAGAACCCTACAGTCGTGGATGTTCAGTTTAAACCCGTTTCTGCGGAAAGAACGAAGATCACCTGGTATGTACATACCCCAAAGCTCTCTGTACTGAGAAGAGTTGAAAATTTCTGGACAGAAGACCGGTTTGCCGAAAACATAGATAAAAGTATGGCGAACCTGAAAAATGTACTGGGCAATAAAGTAGAGAAAGACAACCAGATGGCTTCTATCAAGTATGACAGCCTTATGGTCGAAAATGAAGAAGACAAACTCTTGTTGGGAATCAATGTAAGTGCATCCAATAAAAAAGAGTCACTGTATAAAAATATCGTTATGAATTATAGTAAAATTTATAACTATGTGACGATGGATCTTGGTAAAAAAGACGATGAATTTGGGTTTCCTGTGCTGATTACGGATGCCGATAACTATAAAGACAAAGAGGTTTCTTATTTCCTCGGGATTCCACTTTCTAAAAAGATCGGAGTGACCGATAATAATTTCAATTTCCGGACTATAAATGCTTCCCAAAATTATGTCATGTACTACAAAGGAAACTATGAGGGCAGAATACGGGCAGTTCAACAGCTGATTCAGAAGGCGAAAAAAGACGAGATGCGCTTCGGAGATATCCGTCAGACGTTTATTGAACGCCCGATTGAAGGGCAGGAGGTAAACATGAAGCTCTCATTATCAGTGTTTAAGTAA